A stretch of the Psychroserpens sp. Hel_I_66 genome encodes the following:
- a CDS encoding O-methyltransferase, translated as MHFLPEKLDEYVVAHSQEEPELLQQLTRETYQKILQPIMLSGPYQGRVLSMISKLIRPKTVLELGTFTGYATLCLAEGLQDDGEIHTIDVNEELVDFQRKYFNKSSFGNQIHQHLGSAIEIIPKLDLNFDLVFIDADKPNYVKYFHLIIDKLNPGGIILSDNVLWHGKVIEPLDEKDLSTKAVLEFNTLLKNDKRIETVVLPIRDGLTISRKI; from the coding sequence ATGCACTTTTTACCCGAAAAATTAGATGAATATGTCGTAGCCCATTCTCAAGAAGAGCCTGAATTACTCCAACAACTTACCAGAGAAACCTACCAAAAAATATTACAGCCCATTATGCTTAGTGGACCTTACCAAGGTCGTGTATTAAGTATGATTTCAAAATTAATTAGACCCAAAACTGTTCTAGAATTAGGGACATTTACGGGTTATGCTACCTTGTGTTTAGCTGAGGGATTACAAGATGATGGCGAGATTCACACAATTGATGTCAATGAGGAACTCGTAGATTTTCAGCGTAAATATTTTAATAAATCCTCCTTCGGAAATCAGATACACCAACACTTAGGAAGTGCCATTGAGATTATTCCTAAACTTGATCTAAATTTTGATCTGGTGTTTATTGATGCAGACAAACCCAACTACGTAAAGTATTTCCATTTAATTATAGATAAATTAAATCCTGGCGGAATTATTTTATCAGATAATGTACTATGGCATGGAAAAGTAATTGAACCCTTAGATGAAAAAGATCTGTCTACAAAAGCAGTCTTAGAATTCAATACGCTTTTAAAGAACGATAAACGTATCGAAACTGTTGTACTTCCTATAAGAGATGGCCTTACGA
- a CDS encoding amidohydrolase family protein, translating to MSKRKLRINGHSHLLPYPEEIPQFMKDKGIFWVDKDRKFMLQKDWNRPITDSSFFLNEKLAWMERFKIDHAVVLNLSQLYGNGLRVEEMKQALRFQNDFNAKVQHDNPSKFTCGFVVHPGFVRGACWEIERCVEELGLQLLCLPTHYMDTIGTWRCIFDEENEPIFELASKYNLAVEIHPYDGEKFIKLENTSWRFHLIWMLAQCADAYHFLTLNGFQDKFPNMRTCFAHGGQLAQINLGRRIQGFDGRPDLFEGKSHPRKAVGHKNIFFDTLVHDTGGLELLIKNQGSKQVLMGLDDPYPLGEMESEKQSSYPGKILDLAIGRNIITENQRDAIWEDNVIQWLCGDDEIAKDKLVKRILG from the coding sequence ATGAGCAAACGAAAATTGAGAATCAACGGTCATTCGCATTTACTTCCCTATCCAGAGGAAATCCCGCAATTTATGAAGGATAAGGGTATCTTTTGGGTGGATAAGGACCGAAAGTTTATGCTCCAAAAGGATTGGAACCGTCCAATTACAGATTCCAGTTTCTTTTTAAATGAAAAACTGGCATGGATGGAGCGTTTTAAAATTGACCATGCGGTTGTGCTTAACTTATCCCAGCTTTATGGAAATGGTTTACGAGTTGAGGAAATGAAACAGGCGCTCCGTTTTCAGAATGATTTTAATGCAAAGGTACAACACGACAACCCTAGTAAATTTACGTGTGGTTTTGTTGTACATCCTGGTTTTGTTCGTGGTGCTTGTTGGGAAATTGAGCGTTGTGTAGAAGAATTAGGTCTGCAGCTTTTATGTTTACCAACCCATTATATGGATACGATTGGTACTTGGCGCTGTATTTTTGACGAAGAGAATGAACCTATTTTTGAATTGGCGAGCAAATACAATCTTGCTGTAGAAATTCACCCTTACGATGGTGAAAAATTCATTAAACTTGAAAATACATCTTGGCGCTTTCACCTCATTTGGATGTTGGCACAATGTGCTGATGCATATCATTTTTTAACATTGAATGGGTTTCAGGATAAATTTCCTAATATGAGAACCTGCTTTGCTCATGGCGGACAGTTAGCTCAAATAAATTTAGGACGTCGTATTCAAGGTTTTGATGGCAGACCAGATTTATTTGAAGGAAAAAGCCATCCTAGAAAAGCTGTTGGACATAAAAATATCTTTTTTGATACGTTAGTACATGATACTGGAGGACTGGAATTATTGATTAAAAACCAAGGCTCTAAACAAGTTTTGATGGGACTTGATGATCCGTATCCATTAGGAGAAATGGAAAGTGAAAAACAATCGTCCTATCCTGGAAAAATTTTAGATTTAGCTATTGGCAGAAACATTATTACCGAAAATCAACGTGATGCAATCTGGGAAGATAATGTGATCCAGTGGCTTTGCGGTGATGATGAAATTGCAAAAGATAAATTAGTGAAACGAATTTTAGGTTAA